tagaaacgaacatgagaagcgttttggtctctacagttttgtcattttggttccttctgttgggtttgctgtattcttgtatgtttgtagcatcagtgtctgacacaaatgtttctctccacagatctgtgtgagacaaagcccagctctgctccggacgtccagacctcctgcacacgtcctcacatcaggagctaagtcctcacacactcttgcacatacagacatacacatttacacaaatacacacacacgcctccgtTTTGCCTACCCCCGCCGTGTCCCTCCTTGCTACCCTCGCTATGCCCCTACCCGCCACTTCCGCTAtgaccctccccgctacccccgccatgcccacctctgctgcccccgccatgccccttcccaccgctacggctacgcccctccgtgctgctcgtgctatgcgcctctctactcgtgctaagctgcgccgtatacgtcttgctgaggcccgcgttgctccacatgctaagatccaccctgctccttttgcgatgcccctccctgctcatcttgctaagctgctccgtattcgtcttgctaaggcccccgttgctcctcctgctaaggtcctccctgctcatcgtgctaagatattctctgctcattgtgctaaggtcctctctgctcatcgtgatatggtcctctctgctcattgtgctatgcccctccctgctgctcaggtgatccgtattcatgttgctaaaccccgtgttgctccccctcctgaggtcttccctgttagtcctgctatgctcctccccgccgctcccgccatgcccacctctgctgcccctgccatgccccttcccaccgctacggctacgcccctccgtgctgctcgtgctatgcgcctctctactcgtgctaagctgcgccgtatacgtcttgctgaggcccgcgttgctccacatgctaagagccaccctgctccttctgcgATGCCCCcccctgctcatcttgctaagctgctccgtattcgtcttgctaaggcccccgttgctcttcctgctaaggtcctccttgCTCATCATGCTAAgatcttctctgctcattgtgctaaggtcctctctgctcatcgtgatatggtcctctctgctcattgtgccacgcccctccccgctgctcccgccatgcccaccccgtccgctcccgccatgcccacccccattgcccctgccatgcccttccctgctgccccctccattcccctccctgctcctccctctaagcccctccgtattcgtctttgtgaggcccgccctgttccttatgctaaaccccgcgttgctcctcctgctaaggccctctctgctcctcctgctaaggctctccttgctccctttgcTACGCTTGCGGCTGCTACTGCAGGGGCCCTCAGATCATCCATGTcccgttttctgtcatttctgactccacggatgccaactaactatgacatatgactgactaactatgacactgtatcataatatacataagtgttttgttgtaaatagtgtgattcttgtgttccgtgtgaaacaaaacaaaaaaaaaaaaaacaaaaaaaaaaattaagaaatctgcaaaaatatgcctgatgttaaattaagtatagtgttgtgtgtattactgatcattctgtgatttatgttgtaaatagcatgtaaatagtgtgtgtttagttcttgtgttttagtgtgaagcaatcaaacaaaaaacatataaataaaatgttaggtataagatattttgttttctgctccccctcttcttgtgtcgtgtgtttgttcccacagagctggtggtgacgagggctcctcctggagcagaccagaccaacccctcttctctgtttttgtgtttttgtgtttgggcagcacggtggcaactctcatgcctcacaggaaggcctgtgtggagtttgtcatgtttctccccgtgtctggatgggtttcctccgggtactccggtttcccccatcaactaaaacatgaccccccccacccccctttcaaatctttcaaataatataatattcttaaagcatacatgttgtttttgtgattcttgtcaaatgccaattgagtgtttttgtcctttgtgttcaatgcactttgttcagtggaatagttcttgtgaaatatatataacagttacaaactaataatacattaacttccagtacctggttttcatgattaagaggtcactattgtagcatttgtgtacactgcacatagagcttttatgtgtggagtttgcatgtttctgcctgtgtctcggtgggtttcaatgagcaacacactacattttgaggtgagagaattttccttgtgttcaaattgataggtgaccaatgagcaactttgtttcaagcatcactaaaataaacaaatctgattgcacagtagcctactgtTTGGCTCGAGACATAACAAGGGAGTGGTGCCAGGTAGagaccgatatcctgtttaaaaatacaaaggtatttagtgtggatttgccaggtgactagttaatagtaattccatagtttccatagtccccccctgtgtgtgtgtgtgtgtgtttgtttgggtgtgtgggtgtgtgtgtgtgggtgggaggtctgcacaacatcttcatgagttcaggtgcattccataggtgtgcgccccctggtggcatgtgtcatttaccttcacattagtaaatcaagcttgatttactaagtttgatgtagtgctgtactgctagaaaataccttacaaaaataaaatgaaataaactggcacggcatagaaggtaaacagcgcccgctactggtattaaagtggtttagccacagatcaaattgaaccttcccaaataccgaatcataaactacaatatcccactttatgtacaactaagcaGTGTTTATAGActatctggtttatagactatgaatgtaaaaatgacattgttacctctgtctctgttattacgttttcacaaggtatattttgttaaagttatgaagtagctacaattgagaaaaaatcaccttgaacgttatatttgcccattgatattcaatctaaacagaaataaacgggtgcgacgaaataataaaaaataatgtacataATGTATGTAACGTATGCGCAAAGACACCGGTGGAAgtacggtccgtggtgtaggcatgtcccatttcgacaagatggcggctacactgaggagtacacattttcggccGGGTACTTCGATCGAAAGCAAGTTGATGTAGTGTTTCGTTCAACTTTAATGCTATTCTTGAAATGTGGACTGTGTTGGAATGTGTTTTGTATAAATGTAGTCATTTCAAAGAGAGAAACTGGTCATTTTAGCAAATCATTTGTCATAATCCCTGCCCATGTACTTCAGCACTAAGGTCAGAGACACAAACCTGACAGCGCTACTACACACACTGTGGCTCAGGGCTATAATGGGCTTCTCACATGGATCATTAGTACAAAATGACCACTGTGTCTGGCTCAACAGAGACTCAGGCTGACGTCTGGACAGAGGTTTGTGTCTTTTCATGTGGCATTGACAGCTGTCTAAAGATAACACACAGCGCAGCAGATTATAGGACAGTTTTTTTGTAGCAGTGTCTCTCAGGGCTGTAGTCTGAATCACAGAACACAGCAGAGGAACAAAGGGAAGCTCTGTCCTCCTTATCACAGGttcagggtcagaggtcagaggtcagctgggACCGCTCCTCTTCGGTCCTCCCGCGCATCGGTTGATCCAAGGACAGATTACCTCCTCACGCTTATTTCAAGTCCTCATGTGTGACCTTAAGACCACCTCAAATTGTCCTCGACACTCTAGAGAAGTGTGTGTgagttttaaagccacagtatgtaaccttttagccGAAAGATGACAGCATGTTATTATTCTGGTTATGTCGATAGCTCCGAAAAATGTGTCCCTACAGTGAgcagacttgcctctccacaaactttACTTTTACCAGTTGTTGTTGTCTTTGGCTGTTATCTttcacaatatgacataaaaccCATTTATCTCAATACAGAGTcacatccagaaagttacatactgtacctttaagggCATTATTACAATTCAAGTCTAATTCCTGATAGAAAACACGTTCACATGGATCTAAGGATGCATGTAAAGTAGGTGTACTGCTGTGATTTCCAGTCGTAAGGTTCAGTCCTCATGTATCTGAAACAGTTGGCACACTTGAATAACCAAGACTGCAGGTGAATTAATATAGTTTAAGGTTCTGAATGacccaaaattgactcttgtgcgtttttatccatgttataatgttgttacctcagcaaaaatatacctgaagttgtgttttgtttcattcacacatgtttgagtaaccctttattattagtctgtctatatctccaaagctcaaaatgctctgttccaccttgtgatgtcatgaactgtcagttttcaagttaagagctatCTTTTAGCTTTTGTTACGTAAagcttggcaattccagagctgaacttatccaaatgattttagtgaaggtgtatggagtttaaaaacacgttagggaacttcctgtatcaccacatgacatcacaaggtggaacagagtgttttctgattgagaAAACTCAGCTGATAAtgtgcagggtttatgtgttaaacatgtgtgaatgaaacatgaaaTAGGTATGTCTGCgatgaggaaatattataatcagatcagaaaacggtgtaatatgggcactgTAAGGAGAGCAGGGTGAACAGTACTCATGTTACCACACCCTCCCCAGCGTAGTAGCTAAGTGTGCAGCTTGTTACTGACTACAGACCCATGTTTACTCCATAAATGAATCCAAAAGTATGAGACACTTAATATTAGTCCACTCATCAACCGTGCTCCTGCTGTGCACGTGAGACCAGCCCAACGTGAGGAGGACCACCACTGTGATCCCAGAGGTAGTTtacttcagcagcatcttcacaaggtctgttgcttttgttcttgggttgatatgaacatttcagaccaaagcacgttcatctctgggacacagaaccttcTTGAGCGATATGATGACTGGACATTCTCATGacgtttatacttgtgtataattgtttgaacagatgaacatggcaccttcaggcatctggaaattgcacccaaggatgaaccagacatgTGCAAGTcaacagttctcttcctgatatcttggttgatttcttttgactttcccatgatgttacacaaagtgtTTCAGTTGTGCCTTCAAATGCATCCacatgtgtgtctctgattaactcaaatgttgtcaataaacctatcagaaacttccaaagacatgacatcatcatctgggtttttcccaaattgtttaacaTTGTCTAAAaattccttctctcattattttgatattaaaataaaaataattttggtaatcctaattgacctaaaacaggaaaagtttagcctgatttcatgtcagacagtgagaaaaaaacatgtctttttatgtagtgtatgtaaacttctgacttcaGCTGTATTTTTAACCTGATCCATACATCAGATTATTTCACTCTCAcagacaaaaagagaaaaacaagtgAAACTTAgaccataataatacaaatgatAAAAGTTGAAGCCGTGTGTTTGTTGTTCCCAGGTGGCTGACATAAAGCGGCTGAATAACCTCATACAGAAACAAGACTTGATCAAGATCCCGGTGCAGAAACACAGCTTTCTCACTGAGGTGCCCCCACTCAGGATGCCACCCtcacctgatgccctcccaccctcacctgatgccctcccagccTCACCTGAGGAGGGCTCTCCCACAGCGCCCACACATGTCCGGGAGCTCGCACACTTCCTCATGGAGCTGGACAATGACATGGAGAGACTGATCCAGAGCACTGAGCAGGAGGACGAGGAGCTGCTGGAGGTGTGGGACAGGCGGGAgcacaggagacagaggagtcagggggtcaaaggtcaaggcgCAGACTGGGGCATCAACTGTTGGAATGCCGTTATCGCCATGTTGCTCGTAGGCATCGTACTACTGCTCTTCTACATCATCTACTTTAAAACTAGGCCCTCGGAGGGTGGTCCTGCAGTGCACCCTCTGGTCACTAATAGCTCAGGGCCAGCAGGGGGCTCTCAGGGGCCAGTTCAGGAGCCAGGCTAATGTACCATCAGTGTGTGAGAGACGGCCCCCAAATGTGAGCTCATGAGGGGACAGTTAAGTGCCAATTTTAGCCTGGAAGTGTCTGTGTCCATGTTTAATTCATATGTGTTGAGGAGAAACAGTAACAGTGCTGTTGTATAGACTCCTGTCGACCTGTGCCCTGTGTCACTGACCTGCATTAGCATTTTAATACAGAGGATTCAGCAGGTTTTCAGATCCTCTTTAAATTAtcaaatgttattgttgttagtgatgcactgatccagctttttctgttccgatactgatactttggctttaaataactaaaatataatGTTAAACAGGGTCTGAAAACTTCCTTTCTCCACTGTAAATTATGTAAGATTATGAGGACAGTAAAGTTACTCAGGGAATATTCGGGTCATGCCACTGCGCCGTTCACATGCACAATACGGCGTATGTTTGCCTTATATGTACAACAATCTCATTTTTACATGTACAAAAtccataataaaaatattagtttcatggaataatgtgaaatttggcaccatgactcttcatgtcatcctgatcaaaaaagttaATCAGACCCatatcatatttttcactgggttgccatggcgatgcgcgaaagcgcccatgttatcctaatgggaaaatttcaaaattttcgtacatttcaaagtcttataacgacctATTACCGTCAACGATGAACATTAAacttggcacagtgattcttcaggtcgtccccgacaaaaaagtccaggggggccaagtttgtattttgcacggtgttgccatggcgatgcctggaaaacccatgtttttgcatcatgtgcatcagcacttcaaatGCGTTTTGACTTGTTTCGTGCAaaatgcagcccaaagccgagataaaaaagggacaagtggcgcgtcagtgccacccacagggagtgccgggtcggccgaatgcgaagcacggcccgcgagggccgttcgatgccgcttgcggctttaattctaattatgtcttggtttggtgggatagtacttgtgctaaatatttatcatagttttatgtCACTTAAGAAGGAGTTtgttggggaaaaaagtagaaaagtacaaaaatacaggaagtagctgtaAAATGGAATACCTcttcttttatcttttttttttattttttatcaaaaccAACCGCTTTACACAAGATTTAGCCCTTgtaaacattatggttgctaggaaacagttatggaattaacGTCTATCTTGTGTCTGTGTCCAACAAGGAAGACACGGctgcgcccacggcaacttctggaataagctGAATAACAGTCTGTTGCTCTCAATGATGACTGTTTCCCAAGTAAGGCTTCAACAGCATCTTCatctacaaatacaaacaagacaaaagataaatgaaaagatAAATGTGACATTACACTGAGAAAAATGTTACATGAGATTCAAGTGGACAGTTAAACAGTTGTCAGTTTAGTTCCATTAAACTAAACTGTCCCATTGAGATTGATCTCATTCTCAAGAGAGTCCTGAGTACACCGTAAAAACATACAGCATTTACAATGATTAAAATacacagtaaaatgtacattCAAATATTTACTGAACCTGTGGTCCACAGGCTTCAGTTAAAACAATTACAACGGCCTGAAAAGATGACAGATACAGTGTTATAGTGGGTTAACATTCACTTAAGTGAATTACACTGTTTAGTTTGAGTTGTTTATGAGAGCGTTCCATAAATGTACAGGCATAGAATCTAAAAACAGTTTTCCCTTGCACAGTGTAGATTTGTGGTATTGCTAAGATCAGTCTCTTTGCAAACCTGCTATGGTAATGAggagaattgaattgaatcaagGTGAGATACTGTGGAGGTTTTGCCAGTATATCTTTGTAAataaagatgtgtgtgtgtgtacgtctgCATGTCTGCAGTGAGGTCCTGTGTGCACATCACAGTGGTGAGTGTAGTAACTGTCAATAGTTATAAAACAAAGTGCACTGTGGTAAACAGTATCAGCATGTTTAAGGTGTTTGCTGCATGACTATGAATAATATCACCATAAAGTAAAGTAGATTGAATTAATGTTTTACTAGTTTTATAtgaaaaactgtttttattcttgtaaacaaaaaaggttgtcaatgtgtgttttaaaagataGCCTGCTATCCAACCAAGCTTGTGACATGAGATCTGAtggtagttttagtttttgacaAATTTAGAACCAGTTTTAGATTTAATAATGACTgttgaaaaatatcaaatggaTTTTGCAATTTGGCAAGAGCTTCCTGAGCAGTGGGTGTGATGCAATACACAATAGTGTCATCCACATAAAAACGGACAGTGCAATAGGAAGATGAGGGTAAAATATTATTGAtatacaaagtaaaaagtaatggaCCGAGGACTGAACCATGGGGAACACCCCTTTTTATTATTGACCATGGAGATATGTAACCATCTGCCATTACTGACTGTGATCTATTTGAAAAGTATGAGGTGAGAAAATTTTAGAGAAACCTTATCAAAACCAAGGGATGCAAGTTTATTTAGGAGACTGACTGGTCCTGGTTGACTTGGTCCTGCCAGACCCAGGTttccctgtattttttttttcttctgtctctGTACTTATTTGTCCACATTATACTGGTTGGTCAGAATCACTGGGGGCGTTACACTGATGTTCAGTACAATAGAGCAGAAGCATGTGAGCAGACCTCTCCCAAGCCTCACAGGTACAGCGACCTAAGGATGGCTCCATCTTCCTCAGTGGAGGCTTAGGGTGAGTTGGGGtggcaccatagactgtaaatataaatggacatatctaacctgctagccgcttcATTCCAGATAGAAAAAGAGCGTTcttccagctccactgactctaaTTCGGTTTCAGTTccatttctattgaaaaactgtcacctctctctcgcTACTTTGTccataaatgaaaatatgaacattaataacaaacaaatcagctgctttctttccccaaggtcgctcccactatcGTTAgaaataggtttgattgacagcgttgtggAGCGGTCACTCCCTGCTTAACCTGCGGTGCGGGCACTGCtaaaacagcctcgctccagattggctctttggttgctataacaCTCTCTGTCGGAACTGCAAATATGGGACTTggaa
This sequence is a window from Periophthalmus magnuspinnatus isolate fPerMag1 chromosome 24, fPerMag1.2.pri, whole genome shotgun sequence. Protein-coding genes within it:
- the LOC117393211 gene encoding lysM and putative peptidoglycan-binding domain-containing protein 4-like, with protein sequence MTTVSGSTETQADVWTEVADIKRLNNLIQKQDLIKIPVQKHSFLTEVPPLRMPPSPDALPPSPDALPASPEEGSPTAPTHVRELAHFLMELDNDMERLIQSTEQEDEELLEVWDRREHRRQRSQGVKGQGADWGINCWNAVIAMLLVGIVLLLFYIIYFKTRPSEGGPAVHPLVTNSSGPAGGSQGPVQEPG